Proteins from a single region of Leptospira venezuelensis:
- the htpX gene encoding protease HtpX: MALFRRFGLFALTNIAVIFTIGLILRLTGLDVYLAKSGVPYATTLLFAAIWGMGGAFISLLLSKFMVKSSMGVQVIDPRNASGWQRDLLTRVQRLASAAGLPMPEVGYYESPEINAFATGPSRNSALVAVSTGLLNGMDSEELDGVLGHELSHVANGDMVTMTLVQGVINSFVIFFSWIVSKVIVSQLNRNDERGSSGGFFMEFMIRQLLMVAFGLLGSIVVAYVSRAREYRADAGGAKLAGRSSMISALERLKVAFSRDPIDQRGETIAALKISNRAGGLASLFATHPPLEERIAALRAKAY; the protein is encoded by the coding sequence ATGGCGCTTTTTCGCAGATTTGGATTATTCGCGTTAACTAATATCGCGGTAATTTTCACGATCGGATTGATACTCAGACTTACTGGACTAGATGTATATCTAGCTAAATCCGGAGTACCTTACGCTACTACCCTTCTATTTGCTGCTATCTGGGGTATGGGAGGCGCATTCATTTCTTTGCTGCTTTCCAAGTTTATGGTAAAGTCCTCCATGGGAGTCCAAGTTATCGATCCTAGAAACGCATCCGGATGGCAAAGAGATCTTTTAACTAGGGTGCAAAGATTGGCCTCAGCTGCAGGCCTCCCTATGCCAGAAGTTGGATATTACGAATCACCTGAGATCAATGCATTCGCTACAGGTCCGAGTAGAAATAGTGCATTAGTAGCTGTATCTACTGGACTTTTGAACGGAATGGATAGTGAAGAATTGGATGGGGTTTTAGGACACGAACTTTCTCACGTTGCCAATGGAGACATGGTGACTATGACATTGGTTCAAGGAGTGATCAACTCATTTGTGATCTTCTTCTCTTGGATCGTAAGTAAAGTTATCGTTTCTCAATTGAATCGTAACGACGAAAGAGGATCCAGCGGTGGATTCTTCATGGAGTTCATGATCAGACAACTTCTGATGGTAGCCTTCGGACTTTTAGGATCAATAGTGGTAGCTTATGTTTCCAGAGCAAGAGAGTATCGTGCAGATGCTGGTGGAGCAAAATTAGCCGGCAGATCCAGCATGATCTCCGCTTTAGAAAGATTAAAAGTAGCTTTCTCTAGAGATCCAATCGACCAAAGAGGAGAAACAATCGCCGCTTTGAAAATTTCCAACAGAGCCGGGGGACTTGCTTCTTTATTTGCAACCCACCCTCCTCTAGAAGAAAGAATTGCTGCTCTAAGAGCAAAAGCATACTAA
- a CDS encoding leucine-rich repeat domain-containing protein — protein sequence MRKIFLVLCFLLTCSQSNHLISVRNSEGEILGKYPKEIRWLGFEDNLAWSDLIPFSGLEVLELNSKDIKSLEGLPDFPKLRYIHLSGSFVKDLSPLNRFARLDSLVLNHEEISDKDLKSYLYWNRLTRIELTDSKISSLGFLGPGCSVRHLQLKHTKITDLRPLENCTKLMELYLGGTQVKDLSPLYGLTNLIHLQLDGSDVSAKEISDFRKIQPYVKIMPGLRKILSSENGLD from the coding sequence ATGAGGAAAATTTTCCTAGTCCTCTGCTTCTTACTCACTTGTTCCCAATCGAATCATCTTATTTCAGTACGAAATTCTGAAGGTGAGATCTTGGGCAAATACCCTAAAGAAATTCGATGGCTGGGATTCGAAGACAATCTTGCTTGGAGTGACTTGATCCCATTCTCCGGATTAGAGGTCCTTGAACTAAATTCCAAAGACATAAAATCATTGGAAGGTTTACCCGACTTTCCTAAACTCAGATACATTCATTTATCTGGATCTTTCGTAAAAGACCTTTCACCATTAAATCGTTTTGCAAGATTGGACAGTTTAGTTTTAAACCATGAAGAAATATCAGACAAAGATCTGAAAAGTTATCTGTATTGGAACAGGCTCACAAGAATAGAATTAACTGATTCCAAAATTTCTAGCCTTGGATTCTTAGGACCAGGTTGTAGTGTTAGGCATTTACAACTTAAACATACTAAGATCACAGATCTAAGGCCATTGGAAAATTGTACAAAACTAATGGAATTGTATCTAGGTGGGACCCAAGTAAAGGATTTAAGTCCTTTATATGGTCTTACGAACCTGATCCATTTACAACTGGATGGTTCCGACGTTTCTGCAAAGGAAATTTCAGATTTTAGAAAGATCCAACCCTATGTAAAGATTATGCCCGGTTTACGTAAGATCTTAAGCTCAGAGAATGGACTAGACTAA
- a CDS encoding AZOBR_p60025 family cell surface glycopolymer formation protein produces the protein MSGFLSKFLPNEKLKEEWIGILRNPKLVTLVFVILYSFSSFCVWKKYSWSPSSQVNFGKEFADQNKEQTPPGAIVFLGEEGNLGAGYDGQIFYYYSRMLSGFTLNWPQGFETSFRAPRIGYPLLVSPFGWFGMNATILGMYILNLGIFYLSYLAIRDLLPDPKKYLSAFYLISPFALGSYILLVSDTVMMGLSVLAYWSFARNRFMTFSLLAGLAILTKEQAIFLFFPLGLTVLLERDFRKSLWVASSLILPATWSIYLRTQFPEWTPGSLGHFFDPFGGLLGYFGELQQALVSEDRNLILLIKKFSRFPLVLLLLSGTYLLFRGDWKKGLAFRLGFGILLLTAYAGGYVLYWATYENVSRMFTFSLPLLVFWENEDDTLPSGTYWALTGIILVSFLIKLAFISKPLRHLVW, from the coding sequence ATGTCCGGATTTTTATCTAAATTTTTACCAAATGAGAAACTTAAAGAGGAATGGATTGGTATTTTACGAAATCCTAAACTAGTTACTTTAGTTTTTGTCATTCTGTATTCCTTCTCCTCTTTTTGTGTTTGGAAAAAATACTCTTGGAGCCCTAGTTCTCAGGTAAATTTTGGAAAAGAATTTGCGGACCAAAATAAAGAACAAACTCCTCCAGGTGCGATTGTATTTTTAGGAGAAGAGGGAAATCTGGGTGCTGGTTATGACGGACAGATCTTTTATTATTATTCTAGAATGTTGTCCGGTTTTACTTTAAATTGGCCTCAAGGTTTCGAAACCAGTTTCAGAGCTCCTAGAATAGGGTATCCACTTTTAGTTTCCCCATTCGGTTGGTTCGGGATGAATGCAACTATCTTGGGGATGTACATTCTAAATTTAGGGATCTTCTATCTTTCTTATCTTGCGATCCGAGATTTATTGCCTGATCCAAAAAAATACCTAAGCGCATTCTATCTAATTTCTCCATTTGCTTTGGGAAGTTATATCTTGCTTGTTTCTGACACAGTGATGATGGGGCTTAGCGTATTAGCATATTGGTCTTTTGCCAGAAATAGATTTATGACCTTCTCCTTGCTAGCCGGTCTTGCGATACTCACAAAAGAACAGGCGATCTTTTTGTTTTTCCCTTTGGGACTAACAGTGTTGCTCGAAAGAGACTTCAGAAAAAGCCTCTGGGTGGCTTCTTCCTTAATCCTGCCTGCAACCTGGAGTATCTATCTGCGGACCCAATTCCCAGAATGGACCCCAGGAAGCCTGGGCCATTTCTTTGATCCATTCGGAGGACTTTTAGGATATTTCGGGGAACTCCAACAGGCTCTAGTTTCAGAGGATCGAAATCTTATACTTTTGATCAAAAAATTCTCGAGATTCCCTTTGGTACTTCTTCTTTTATCGGGAACCTATCTACTATTCAGGGGAGATTGGAAAAAGGGTCTGGCATTTCGGCTAGGTTTTGGAATTCTTTTATTAACCGCCTATGCGGGAGGTTATGTTCTATATTGGGCGACCTACGAAAATGTTTCCAGAATGTTTACATTCAGCCTTCCTTTATTAGTTTTTTGGGAAAATGAAGACGATACCCTTCCGAGCGGAACTTACTGGGCCCTAACAGGCATCATTCTAGTTTCATTTTTAATAAAATTGGCATTCATTTCCAAGCCCTTACGTCACTTGGTCTGGTGA
- a CDS encoding ClpXP protease specificity-enhancing factor SspB — protein MDSPNLEDIQALREFKKQLFSVYWERFGTFYVHVMPHPDLKIGKRGLVGEEPESGIILVIGPRAARDIKIEEEWVYAELQFGYTWEEVFLPWDGIFRYFDKSQQTVTQMRIYLGKPELPPKKEEISSVETKEEVSDPESKSSKRKDNVIQVDFGSKTKK, from the coding sequence ATGGATAGTCCGAATTTAGAAGACATACAGGCACTTCGAGAATTCAAAAAACAACTCTTTTCGGTGTACTGGGAAAGGTTCGGAACCTTTTATGTACACGTAATGCCTCATCCAGATCTGAAAATTGGAAAAAGAGGTTTAGTGGGAGAAGAGCCCGAATCAGGTATCATCCTAGTCATAGGACCCCGCGCCGCAAGAGATATCAAAATAGAAGAAGAATGGGTCTACGCAGAACTACAGTTCGGCTACACTTGGGAAGAAGTCTTTCTCCCCTGGGATGGAATTTTCAGATATTTCGACAAGTCCCAACAAACAGTCACTCAAATGAGAATTTATTTAGGTAAACCGGAACTTCCTCCTAAAAAAGAGGAAATTTCTTCGGTAGAGACCAAAGAAGAAGTTTCCGATCCAGAATCAAAATCTTCAAAACGAAAAGATAATGTAATCCAAGTAGACTTCGGGAGTAAAACAAAGAAATGA
- a CDS encoding LB_289 family protein encodes MKRTELERRERDLRKAQKKQEALDKRGGGNGVGDFIDQLSGLFRYDATEIFNTRDDINILEVLEEMQMILPQKKWDDVLKKAIKKTGVLEKDRAYKELTELLNVEEENEDEEEEVGV; translated from the coding sequence ATGAAACGGACCGAATTGGAGAGACGAGAAAGAGATCTCCGCAAAGCGCAAAAAAAACAAGAGGCCCTAGATAAACGCGGAGGCGGAAACGGAGTCGGCGATTTTATCGATCAACTTTCCGGATTATTCCGTTACGACGCTACAGAGATCTTTAATACAAGAGACGATATCAATATTCTGGAAGTTTTGGAAGAAATGCAAATGATCCTTCCCCAGAAAAAATGGGACGATGTTCTCAAAAAAGCGATTAAGAAAACTGGTGTTCTAGAAAAAGACAGAGCCTATAAAGAACTTACAGAACTTCTGAACGTAGAAGAAGAAAACGAGGACGAAGAGGAAGAAGTGGGCGTTTAA
- a CDS encoding adenine phosphoribosyltransferase: MSIVKSKIRTIPDYPRKGILFRDITSLLLDPEGLALTIGTFVDRYTSKGITKVAGIEARGFIIGAPLAFQLGVGFIPIRKKGKLPSETVSQEYDLEYGKDVIEIHKDSVVPGDRILLMDDLIATGGTMIAAVQLLQKLGAEVPEVGVIIDLPDLGGATKLSKDLGVNVFSICEFEGH; this comes from the coding sequence ATGTCCATAGTTAAAAGCAAAATTCGCACGATCCCGGATTATCCCCGCAAGGGAATCCTATTCAGAGACATCACTTCCCTATTATTAGATCCGGAAGGTTTAGCTCTTACCATAGGCACTTTCGTTGACCGTTACACAAGTAAGGGAATCACTAAAGTAGCTGGAATCGAAGCCAGAGGTTTTATCATCGGTGCACCTCTTGCATTCCAATTAGGAGTCGGATTTATTCCGATCCGAAAAAAAGGAAAACTTCCTTCTGAAACGGTTTCCCAAGAATACGATTTAGAATATGGAAAAGATGTCATCGAAATTCATAAGGATTCCGTGGTTCCTGGAGACAGGATTCTTCTTATGGACGATTTGATTGCAACAGGTGGGACAATGATCGCTGCAGTTCAATTATTACAAAAGTTAGGCGCAGAAGTTCCAGAAGTAGGAGTCATCATTGATCTTCCTGATCTGGGCGGAGCTACAAAATTAAGTAAAGATTTAGGTGTAAACGTATTCTCTATTTGTGAATTCGAAGGACATTAA
- a CDS encoding S1C family serine protease translates to MRILKFGLIVLVFSLQFPLFSEEKSDFDHVRKAVVQIKVYSQAFSTFTPWATEGVRASSGTGFLIGNKRILTNAHVISNAKYVQVQRYNQTEWYRVKILHVAHDCDLAVLEAEDPEFYKDSTELSLGEIPELNSSLIVVGYPIGGNKVSVTRGIVSRKEQSKYEHSSVDSHLVLQVDAAINPGNSGGPAIQNNKVVGVAFQVATKGENIGYLIPTKVIRHFLKDIEDGKYDGYVELGIGTFNSFNTSLRKAKGIPEGLEGVFVTRILPNGSADGYLKEGDYLTEIDGLSIGRNGTITLDKDARVDFTETVDDKYSGEPIRFKVFRNGKLIDVEFKAKRMPDFDFMRNRYDTPFDYSMIGGLLFQEMTRDLLGAWSRSGNTSGGSQFLYRYDYFIEDGIGRTKKADVVLYRKLAHPVNSSSDYFLNLVLESVNGEEINSLSDLKRIISGTNSKFLKLKFLNIDLPLILDRDEALKADSQIRSTYGLE, encoded by the coding sequence ATGCGGATCCTGAAATTTGGTCTGATTGTACTAGTATTCTCTCTTCAATTCCCTCTTTTCTCGGAAGAAAAAAGTGATTTCGATCATGTGCGAAAAGCAGTCGTACAGATCAAAGTATATTCCCAAGCTTTCAGTACATTCACCCCTTGGGCTACGGAAGGAGTCCGTGCAAGTTCAGGCACCGGATTTCTGATCGGGAACAAAAGAATATTAACAAATGCTCATGTAATCTCAAATGCAAAGTACGTTCAGGTACAGAGATACAACCAAACAGAATGGTATAGAGTCAAAATACTCCACGTAGCACATGATTGCGATCTAGCAGTTTTAGAAGCAGAAGATCCAGAATTTTATAAAGATTCCACCGAACTCAGTTTAGGAGAAATTCCCGAACTAAATTCTTCCCTCATCGTTGTAGGATATCCAATCGGCGGGAATAAGGTCTCCGTAACAAGAGGGATCGTTTCCAGAAAAGAACAATCCAAATACGAACATTCTTCCGTAGACAGTCACTTGGTATTACAAGTAGATGCTGCGATCAATCCAGGAAACTCAGGTGGACCCGCCATCCAAAATAATAAGGTAGTAGGAGTGGCATTCCAAGTCGCCACCAAAGGGGAGAATATAGGTTATCTTATCCCTACCAAAGTAATCCGCCATTTTCTAAAAGATATAGAAGATGGAAAATACGACGGTTACGTTGAGCTTGGGATCGGAACATTCAATTCTTTTAATACTTCTCTTAGGAAAGCAAAAGGTATTCCTGAAGGTTTAGAAGGAGTATTCGTAACTAGAATTCTTCCCAATGGTTCTGCCGACGGATATCTGAAAGAAGGAGATTATCTTACAGAGATTGATGGCCTCAGCATAGGAAGAAATGGGACCATCACATTAGACAAGGATGCTCGTGTAGATTTCACAGAAACTGTAGACGATAAATATTCAGGTGAACCGATTCGATTCAAAGTATTCCGTAATGGCAAACTGATCGATGTGGAATTTAAAGCTAAAAGAATGCCTGATTTCGATTTTATGAGAAACAGATATGATACACCTTTTGATTATTCCATGATAGGCGGATTATTATTCCAAGAGATGACCAGAGATCTTTTAGGAGCTTGGAGTAGAAGTGGAAACACTTCGGGCGGGAGCCAGTTTTTATATAGATACGATTATTTTATAGAAGATGGAATTGGTCGGACCAAAAAAGCGGATGTGGTACTTTACAGAAAATTGGCTCATCCAGTTAATTCTTCCTCCGATTATTTCCTGAATCTGGTCTTGGAATCGGTAAATGGAGAAGAGATCAATAGCCTTTCGGATCTGAAAAGGATTATCTCAGGAACCAATTCCAAATTTTTAAAATTAAAATTTCTGAATATAGATCTTCCATTGATCTTAGATAGGGACGAGGCTCTAAAAGCAGATTCCCAGATCAGAAGCACCTACGGTTTGGAGTAA
- a CDS encoding S1C family serine protease — MRSKILLVIISICVFSSGLSAKKPRTSTNTKAASNGVASQAKAEEEYKKSIVQVKISYQEPDYFNPWKKKNPKVRRGVGIVVPGEKILLPAHLLTHSTLIEVKKHSSYAETKAIVSRQDSESDLALLKIEEENFFKDLIPFEFQKEIDYPRQVSIYQLDNSGSIQSASGALISMDLDQYPQGMVELPVLDVNSTETLNGNGEVLLEKGKVSGILFDFSGDKNSGRAIPSFLISKFLGNFGKTEIPFKGFRYRPIMDKATKDFYSLKTKDQGILVAEILPDSSADGILKIGDVILEFGGKKIDSKGYFHHPKYGKQVLSYIAHLGDEFGYQIGKQIPIKIIRSGKEEEVQLTLKTFPYSSIRIPHRNLGSKSEYYFDGGFLFVELSEGYLLEWGKDWRSKVDRKLLYTFDYHKFSTGDKKEGKFVLLSQVIPDESNQGYHDVSGRLVDQVNGKPIQSVQDISNEVKSSKSRYITILLDDGTNVVLDKESLTSANQRIQKEYRIPKSSMGSR; from the coding sequence GTGAGATCCAAGATTCTTCTAGTCATTATAAGCATTTGTGTTTTCAGCTCCGGACTATCTGCTAAAAAGCCAAGAACTTCTACTAATACTAAAGCTGCCTCGAACGGTGTCGCGTCCCAGGCAAAAGCAGAAGAAGAATACAAAAAAAGTATAGTCCAAGTAAAGATCTCCTACCAAGAACCTGATTATTTCAATCCTTGGAAAAAGAAAAATCCTAAGGTCAGAAGAGGTGTAGGGATTGTAGTTCCGGGAGAAAAGATCCTACTCCCAGCACATCTACTCACCCACTCCACATTGATAGAAGTCAAAAAACATTCTTCTTACGCGGAGACAAAGGCAATAGTCTCAAGACAAGATTCAGAATCTGATCTGGCATTATTAAAAATAGAAGAAGAAAACTTCTTCAAAGATCTGATCCCTTTTGAATTCCAAAAAGAGATTGATTATCCTAGACAGGTTTCCATCTACCAATTGGACAATTCCGGTTCTATTCAATCCGCTTCCGGTGCTTTGATCAGTATGGATCTGGACCAATATCCTCAAGGAATGGTAGAACTTCCTGTATTAGATGTAAACTCCACTGAAACATTAAATGGAAACGGAGAAGTTCTATTAGAAAAGGGAAAAGTAAGCGGGATACTTTTCGACTTCTCCGGAGATAAAAATTCAGGCAGAGCAATCCCTTCTTTTTTAATCAGTAAATTTCTGGGCAACTTCGGTAAAACTGAAATCCCTTTTAAAGGTTTTCGTTATAGGCCAATCATGGACAAGGCCACCAAGGATTTTTATTCTCTCAAAACGAAAGATCAAGGCATCTTGGTAGCGGAGATTTTACCCGATAGTTCCGCAGATGGAATATTAAAGATAGGTGATGTGATCTTAGAGTTTGGCGGCAAAAAGATAGACTCAAAAGGATATTTTCATCACCCTAAATACGGCAAACAAGTTCTCTCCTATATCGCTCATTTAGGAGATGAATTCGGTTATCAAATCGGAAAACAAATTCCAATAAAGATCATCAGATCCGGCAAAGAAGAAGAAGTACAACTTACCTTAAAAACATTTCCTTATTCTTCTATCCGGATCCCTCACAGAAACTTAGGATCTAAATCAGAATACTATTTTGATGGTGGCTTCTTATTTGTAGAACTTTCGGAAGGTTATTTGTTAGAATGGGGAAAAGATTGGAGATCTAAAGTAGATCGCAAACTCTTATACACTTTCGATTATCATAAGTTTAGCACGGGTGATAAAAAAGAAGGTAAATTTGTATTACTTTCTCAGGTTATTCCGGATGAATCTAATCAAGGTTATCATGACGTTTCAGGTAGATTAGTAGACCAAGTAAATGGTAAACCTATCCAATCGGTTCAAGATATCTCTAACGAAGTAAAATCTTCGAAGTCTAGGTATATTACGATTTTATTAGATGATGGAACGAATGTTGTTTTAGATAAGGAAAGTTTGACTTCCGCCAATCAAAGGATCCAAAAAGAGTATAGAATTCCTAAGTCTTCTATGGGTTCTCGTTAA
- a CDS encoding DUF4269 domain-containing protein gives MTNRFSDCTSLLKDHKVLEILSEFSPEFVGSIPIGVDLPHSDIDIICELKPSLLKVLELFSSYPNYQITEKLLGNIPSLLCRFRIGSEKVEIVAQNLLPKKQISYLHMIIEEKILKEKGETFKLSVLEKKKEGKNTESAFAELLGLKGDPYSSLLEYGERK, from the coding sequence ATGACAAACCGATTTTCGGATTGTACTTCACTTTTAAAAGATCATAAAGTTCTAGAAATCCTTTCCGAATTCTCTCCTGAATTCGTAGGTTCCATTCCGATCGGAGTGGACCTTCCCCACTCCGATATCGACATTATCTGCGAGTTAAAACCTTCTCTCCTAAAAGTTTTAGAGTTATTTTCTTCTTATCCAAATTATCAAATTACTGAAAAGCTTTTGGGGAATATACCTTCTCTCCTTTGTAGATTTCGAATAGGATCTGAAAAAGTAGAGATTGTGGCCCAGAATCTTCTCCCTAAAAAACAAATCTCTTATCTGCATATGATTATAGAGGAGAAGATCCTGAAAGAAAAAGGAGAAACTTTTAAGCTGTCTGTTTTGGAGAAAAAGAAAGAAGGGAAAAACACCGAATCGGCGTTTGCGGAACTTTTGGGTCTGAAGGGAGATCCATATTCTTCACTTTTGGAATATGGGGAAAGGAAATAG
- a CDS encoding RNA recognition motif domain-containing protein gives MQNRKLFVGNLNYSVRQQEISDLFANYGEVAYAKVIEGKGFGFVEMASEEQAENAKNSLNGTEFKGRTLNIDIAKPQTFNKPRRH, from the coding sequence ATGCAAAATCGCAAACTCTTTGTAGGAAATCTTAATTACTCCGTTCGCCAACAGGAAATCAGTGACCTGTTTGCAAACTACGGCGAAGTAGCTTATGCAAAAGTAATTGAAGGTAAAGGATTCGGATTCGTGGAAATGGCTAGCGAGGAGCAAGCTGAAAACGCGAAAAACAGTCTAAACGGAACCGAATTCAAAGGTAGAACTTTGAATATCGATATCGCAAAACCTCAGACTTTCAACAAACCAAGAAGACATTAA
- a CDS encoding permease: MSKYKWFVAGDLDGFFGLMIDNLIQILVLVALCIGFCGMPQDFVFRVVIPGAAISLLVGNLFYAWQARQLAISENRSDVTALPYGINTVSLFAFVFFVMFPVYQKTNSYKAAWSIGLLASFVSGLIEFFGAFVAEKIRKATPRAALLSALAGIALTFISMDFLVRTFLNPLVAFVPFGIILLQYFGRVVFPFKIPGGLISVIVGTLLAWYLPHLTGKQMMDGAALHSSIDFGFNLPIWSGGDLFEAWSQIGIREYLSVILPMGIFNVIGSLQNIESAEAAGDKYNTRNSLMMNGVGTIVGSLFGSPFPTTIYIGHPGWKALGARSGYSSLNGIFMTLIAFFGLVSFVCALIPVEAGMAIVLWIGIVIGAQAFEATPTRHAPAVVLGLLPALAGWGVLMIQSAFNYAAPILAKAIEGTEAASKTQNIWLSTVPLDQPIFPYSLGGLLSLSQGFLLSSMVWAAIATFVIDRDFKKAIIASLIGAFLAGTGFIHSYSLAGNAILNSFQLNLSPFVWSYLSLAGLFLIASFLKKEPRAV, from the coding sequence ATGAGCAAATACAAGTGGTTTGTTGCCGGGGACCTAGATGGATTTTTCGGCTTAATGATCGATAACCTGATCCAAATTTTGGTTTTGGTTGCTTTGTGTATCGGTTTTTGCGGAATGCCTCAAGATTTCGTGTTCAGAGTTGTGATTCCCGGAGCCGCAATCTCTCTTCTAGTCGGAAATCTTTTCTATGCTTGGCAAGCAAGACAACTCGCGATTTCTGAAAACAGAAGTGATGTAACTGCATTACCTTACGGGATCAATACTGTTTCCTTATTTGCATTCGTCTTTTTCGTAATGTTCCCAGTTTACCAAAAGACAAACAGTTATAAAGCAGCTTGGTCTATTGGACTCCTAGCAAGTTTTGTATCCGGTTTGATCGAATTTTTTGGAGCATTTGTCGCAGAGAAGATCCGGAAGGCAACCCCAAGAGCCGCACTTCTTTCTGCGCTCGCAGGAATCGCTCTTACATTTATCTCCATGGACTTTTTAGTCCGTACATTCTTGAATCCACTCGTTGCATTCGTTCCATTCGGGATTATACTTCTGCAATATTTCGGAAGAGTGGTATTTCCATTTAAGATCCCAGGCGGGCTTATCTCTGTAATCGTAGGAACCTTACTCGCATGGTATCTTCCTCATTTAACCGGGAAACAAATGATGGATGGAGCTGCTTTACACTCCTCTATCGATTTCGGATTTAACCTACCTATATGGAGTGGTGGCGATCTATTCGAAGCTTGGAGCCAAATCGGTATCCGAGAATATTTATCTGTGATCCTACCAATGGGAATTTTTAATGTAATCGGTTCCTTACAGAATATTGAATCTGCAGAAGCCGCTGGAGATAAATATAATACCAGAAATTCTCTCATGATGAATGGTGTAGGAACAATCGTTGGTTCTTTATTCGGATCTCCTTTCCCAACTACAATTTATATTGGTCATCCAGGTTGGAAGGCTCTAGGTGCTAGATCCGGTTATTCCAGTTTGAACGGAATTTTCATGACCCTGATTGCGTTCTTTGGTTTAGTAAGTTTTGTATGTGCTCTCATCCCAGTGGAAGCAGGAATGGCGATTGTACTCTGGATAGGTATCGTGATCGGAGCACAAGCATTCGAAGCAACTCCTACTAGACATGCACCTGCGGTTGTACTTGGACTTCTTCCTGCGCTTGCAGGTTGGGGAGTTTTGATGATCCAAAGTGCATTTAATTATGCTGCACCAATTCTTGCAAAAGCGATAGAAGGAACAGAGGCGGCCTCTAAAACTCAGAATATCTGGCTTTCGACAGTCCCTCTAGACCAACCTATCTTCCCGTATTCTCTAGGTGGACTTTTGAGTTTGTCTCAGGGGTTTTTACTTTCTTCTATGGTTTGGGCTGCAATCGCAACTTTCGTAATTGATAGAGATTTTAAGAAGGCTATAATCGCCAGTTTGATAGGCGCATTCCTAGCTGGAACAGGATTTATACATTCATATTCTTTGGCGGGAAATGCAATTTTGAACTCTTTTCAGCTAAACCTGAGTCCATTTGTTTGGTCATATTTATCACTTGCGGGACTTTTTCTTATCGCTTCTTTCTTAAAGAAGGAACCTAGAGCGGTCTAA
- a CDS encoding Fur family transcriptional regulator, which yields MEEDKKSASRNTKQKGEILRVIRDAKGPLSVKEIHDISKKSIQNIGIATVYRSVSHLLESGSIHEIQLPGESSRFEISHLDHHHHFHCKVCDRVFDVEICPFPMENLPKGFTLDSHEIILYGVCSECNTSSK from the coding sequence ATGGAAGAAGATAAAAAATCTGCCTCTCGAAACACCAAACAAAAGGGCGAGATCCTGAGAGTCATCCGTGACGCAAAAGGTCCTCTTTCGGTAAAGGAAATCCATGATATCTCTAAAAAGTCCATACAGAATATAGGAATCGCTACCGTTTACAGGTCCGTGAGTCATCTGTTGGAATCGGGTTCGATCCATGAGATCCAGTTGCCTGGAGAATCTTCTCGTTTCGAGATCAGTCATCTAGACCACCATCACCATTTTCATTGTAAAGTTTGTGATCGGGTTTTCGATGTGGAGATCTGTCCCTTTCCTATGGAGAATTTGCCTAAGGGATTTACATTAGATTCTCATGAAATTATTTTATACGGCGTTTGTTCCGAATGTAATACCTCTTCCAAATGA